From Sphingobacterium bambusae:
GGAAGTAGCTCCACTACAACCTGACTCTCGGCCTGTTCTAGCGCTTGCTGTATAAGCTCGGTAAAAACCGCTCGAAAGGTATCGCTGTTAATGACGGTTGTGAGGTTAATTCGGGGAAGGGTGAGTGTGTAATCGATGCGTTTAACTTGCGCAAGTTTGCGCTGTTCGTAAAATGTCTCGGACAACAATAGGTTGACATCCGTCTTGACGTGAAATAAGCTCATAATAATTTTTGTTTATCCTGTTTAGTTTATAGTTAGCCGATTTATATTATAGTGCATCTCGTTCCTCACTCGGAGATACCTATCATAAATGGGTTAGCATGGTATGATTGTCTATGTCTGAGGTCGTGAATACGACCTGCTTCAAACAATGTTATCACACGCAAGTACGCAGCAGCTATTACTGTGCCAAACGGTGCTATTATTGTCTTTTCGTGCGTTATTATGCGTGTTATCCTAGCCTGCGGTGCAATAGAGGGCATTTTGTTGCAAAGCATTTCTTCCGAAATTGAAAGAGGCTGTTTGCAAGAAGGTATCTTTTTTGATACGCTGTGATATAAAATTGATACGCTGTGATTACTGTTCAACGGGAGTTTTGCAGAATTTTATATAACGTATTGCAACCAAATATAAACGTATGTCTAATCAACAACATGACAGTCCAAAAATGCAGTGTCCTATGCGCAAAGCCGAGGCTTCGCAGCGACTTGTTTTTTATTCGTCATCTGCTAGGCATGCTTCCTTTGGCAATAGATTTACATCCATCAAAATCATCAATTTTAAAACTAGTATGAAACAAAAATTACTTGTACAAAGCGTTATAACGCTAGCGTTGCTACTGGTATCCTCGTTTCTCTTTGCGCAGCAAAGAAGCATAACCGGAACCGTGGTAGACGAAACAGGAAGCCCACTTGCAGGTGCTACTGTAAAAGTCAAAGGTACGACTGTTGCTACCACGACTGATGAAAGCGGTGCTTATACCCTTGAGGTACCGGCTACAGCGCTCGCCTTAGAGGCTACGTTTATCGGCTACGCCTTAAAAGAAGTGCCTATTGCAGGTGCGCGTGTTGATATCCAATTGCAACCCAATTCGGATCAAGACTTGGACGAGGTTGTAGTCGTGGGATACGGTACCGCTCGTAAGAAAGATCTCACTGGCGCGATGGTCACCATTGCCGAAAAGAACTTTAACAAGGGTATCATGACCAGCCCCGATCAGCTGATTCAGGGAAAGACACCGGGTGTTATGGTGATCAACAACACTGGGCAACCGGGAGGATCAGTGACCGTGCGTATTCGCGGTAATTCGTCTATCCGCGCCAGTAACAATCCCTTGTTCGTGTTAGATGGGGTGCCTATGTCTGGAAATTCGCCCTTGCCTGAAGGGCGCGGCGGCTTTTCTTCCGACCGTGGAAATCCTTTGACCTACTTAAATCCTAGCGATATCACCAGTATGGATATCCTAAAGGATGCATCAGCGACGGCAATCTACGGTTCACGTGGTGCTAACGGTGTTGTTATTATCAGTACAAAAAAAGGAACACCGGGCGAGCCTAAGGTTTCTATCGGTGCATCTGCCGGTGTTTCGGGCATGCGCGAATATCCACAGGTGTTAAGTGCAGCGCGTTTTCGCGAAGCGCTCAACTATTACACGCCGAGCGAGGTTGCCAACGCAGATTTTGGTGGCAATGAAGATGCCTTTCGCGCCATCACCCGGCAAGCCGTTACGCAAAACTATTATGGCGATGTGACGGGAGGAACCGAAAATGGGAAATACCGCCTGTCTGGAGGCTATCTCAATCAAAATGGGGTCATCACCGGATCCCACTTGAAGAAATATACCGGCAACCTGACCGGAAATTTCCGTTTCTTAGAAAACAAACGACTGGGCTTAGATCTCGCCTTATTTCTTACACAGCTAGACACTCGCTATGCACCGATCAATGCGATGGTGGGTTCGGAAGGGAATGTCATTTCACAAGCTTTACAGTGGAATCCTACCTTGGCCATCCGCGATGCGCAGGGGAATCCGACCTTTGTAAGCCCTACCGTGCGAAATCCATTGACTTCCATCGATGCGTTCAAAGATCTTGCAACGACCAATACGATGGTGGTAAACGTTTCTCCTTATTATAAAATTACGGACGATTTAGAGTACCGTATGATCTATAGCGCCATGCGTCAAACTGGTAGCCGCCAAGGTATGTACCGTGCAGGGCTTATCGATCCTGCCTTGGTGCAAGATGAGCAGGCTTTTCTATCAGGCAACTCTGAAACCAATCTACAGCTGACACATACGCTCTCTTATAATAAGCAGATCAATGACGATTGGAACGTGAATGCCCTCATCGGTTACGAATACCTGAGCTATGACTACCGCACAAATGTATCCTTTGGCGGTGGGTTCGATTTTCTTGGGTTAGACTATTTCGATTACCTGCAGTATTCACCTGTCGCCCGTCGTGAAATTGGGTCGTATAGAAGCCCTACAAACGAGCTGCAATCGTTCTTTGCTCGTGGCGGTGTTAACTACTTAAATCGTTACTTGCTCACCGCAACCGTGCGTCGTGATGGTTCTACCAAGTTTGGGGAAAACAATAGATACGCCATGTTCCCTTCGCTCGCATTAGCTTGGAATGTAGCCGAGGAAGAATTCTTGAAATCCAGCGATTTGTTCAGCCAATTGAAAGTGCGCTTGGGCTGGGGTAGAACGGGTAACCAAGAGTTCCCTTCGGGAGCATCGTTGCCTCGTTATGTGTTCGACAACCAAAGTACCAATCAAACCAACTTTGGAAACCCTGATCTACGTTGGGAGACCTCCACAACGATTAACGCAGGTATCGACTTTGCTATCTTAAACAATCGATTGTATGGATCGGTAGACTTTTTCAGTAAAAAGACCACAGATGCTTTGTTTGAGCAGACGCTCGCTCAGCCTGCTCCAGCTGGCCGTATCTGGGTGAATCTTGATGGGGAAATTGAAAACAGAGGGGTGGAGGTAGCTTTAACCGGAACGCTCGTTCGCAATGATACTTGGAATTGGGATTTAACAGGAAACGTCACTTTCTTGAAAAATAGTGTGAGTGGATTAGTGGGATACTACGAGACTGGCGCGCTAC
This genomic window contains:
- a CDS encoding SusC/RagA family TonB-linked outer membrane protein; this encodes MKQKLLVQSVITLALLLVSSFLFAQQRSITGTVVDETGSPLAGATVKVKGTTVATTTDESGAYTLEVPATALALEATFIGYALKEVPIAGARVDIQLQPNSDQDLDEVVVVGYGTARKKDLTGAMVTIAEKNFNKGIMTSPDQLIQGKTPGVMVINNTGQPGGSVTVRIRGNSSIRASNNPLFVLDGVPMSGNSPLPEGRGGFSSDRGNPLTYLNPSDITSMDILKDASATAIYGSRGANGVVIISTKKGTPGEPKVSIGASAGVSGMREYPQVLSAARFREALNYYTPSEVANADFGGNEDAFRAITRQAVTQNYYGDVTGGTENGKYRLSGGYLNQNGVITGSHLKKYTGNLTGNFRFLENKRLGLDLALFLTQLDTRYAPINAMVGSEGNVISQALQWNPTLAIRDAQGNPTFVSPTVRNPLTSIDAFKDLATTNTMVVNVSPYYKITDDLEYRMIYSAMRQTGSRQGMYRAGLIDPALVQDEQAFLSGNSETNLQLTHTLSYNKQINDDWNVNALIGYEYLSYDYRTNVSFGGGFDFLGLDYFDYLQYSPVARREIGSYRSPTNELQSFFARGGVNYLNRYLLTATVRRDGSTKFGENNRYAMFPSLALAWNVAEEEFLKSSDLFSQLKVRLGWGRTGNQEFPSGASLPRYVFDNQSTNQTNFGNPDLRWETSTTINAGIDFAILNNRLYGSVDFFSKKTTDALFEQTLAQPAPAGRIWVNLDGEIENRGVEVALTGTLVRNDTWNWDLTGNVTFLKNSVSGLVGYYETGALRGQGFSGVLGQRMVNGQPLNVWYLAQYEGIDPQTGMSMYRGLDGSISSANDPAQNKFYANSPNPTTLLGISTNVNYKKISLAANMNGAMGHYLFNNTAATVLGVSNLSTRNIGSNFFDTSVQESTSNSSAPSTRYLEKGDYLKLANLTLSYNVGNLGKTLKNVNVSLTGQNLFIITKYTGFDPEVNTDGATNGIPSLGIEYLPYPPSRNFLLGVNFAL